The Thermasporomyces composti region CTCGGCCGCCGACGAGCTCCAGGACTTCCGGGCCGATGAGTGCCACGTCCGGCGCCCCGAGGGTGAGCACCAGGTCACCCGGCCGCACCCGCTCGGCCACCCGGACCGGAGCCGCTGACCAGGAGCGTTCGTAGACGATGCGCTCCGCCGGGAGCGGGATGTGCGGGACGATCAGCGCGCCGGTGACACCGGGGATGGGGTCATCGCCGGTCGGGTCCATGACGACGACCTCGTCCGCGAGCCCGAGCGCCTCCCCCAGCTCCTTGTGAAAGAACTTGGTCCGGGTGTGCCGAAGCGGCCGGAAGCACACGACGACTCGCCCGTCCCCAGCCGCGCTCCGAGCCGCGCGGAGGGTGGCGACCATCTCCGTCGGATGGTGACCGTAGTCGTCGTAGACGCGGATGTCTCCCGCGCTGCCTTTGTACTCGAAGCGGCGGCGCGTGCCGGTGTAGCTCGACAAGCCCTCCCTCAGCTGAGCCGAGGGAAAGCCAAGGCCCAGTCCCGCCGTGAACGCGGCCGCGGCATTGAGGGTGTAGTGACGCCCGGCCACGTGGACGTCCACCGAGCCCACCCGGCGGCCGTCGACCACGAGGTCGAACGTCGAGCTCAACGGGTGGAGCTGGACGTTGTCCACCCGGACATCCGCTTCCGGCGACTCTCCGTAGGTGCGGACGTCGATGCCACGCGCACGGGCGGCCTCCGCCACCCGCCGGGCACCCGGGTCGTCGATGCAGGCGACGAGGACGCCGCCCGGCACGATCCGGTCGGCGAAGGCGTCGAAGGCGCGGTGGTAGTCCTCTCGGGACTCGTACATGTCGAGGTGGTCGGGGTCGACGTTCGTGATGACCGCGACCTCCGGGGAGTACTGCAGGAACGCGCGGTCGGACTCGTCGGCCTCCACCACGAAGATGTCACCCGTGCCGTCGTGGGCGTTGGTTCCGGTGTCGTTGAAGTTGCCGCCGATGGCGAACGACGGGTCGGCGCCACAGTGCTGGAGTGCCACCGCGAGCATCGACGAGGTGGTGGTCTTGCCGTGCGCCCCCGACACAGCGGCGACCCGGCGGCCGTCCATGACCGCGGACAACGCGGAGGCTCGGGAGTACAGCAGGAGGCCACGTCGCCGGGCCTCCACCACCTCCGGGTTGTTCTCCTTGATCGCCGTGGACACCACCACTGTGTCGACGCCGTCGAGGTGGGACGGGTCGTGGCCGACGTAGACGGTCGCGCCGAGCGCGCGGAGGGCGGTGAGCGTGGGCGAGTCCTTGACGTCGCTGCCGCTCACGGTCATCCCGCGGGCGAGCATGATGCGCGCGATGCCCGACAGCCCGGCGCCGCCGATGCCCACGAAGTGCACGTGCCCCAACTTCTCCGCTGGGATGATCTCCGGAGGCGGAGGAATGATCATCGGCCACCCTTTCCGGCATTCCCTGCGCTGGCGACCGAGCGGACCAGCTCGGCTAGTCGGTCGTCGGCGTCGGCGGGCACGAGGTCTCGCGCCACCTTGGACATCGCGGTCAGTCGGTCGGCGTCGGTGAGCAGCGCGACGACGTGCTCGCGGACCCAAGCGGGGGTGAAGTCCGCGTCATCGACGAGGAGACCGCCGCCGGCGTCGACCACGGGCTGGGCATTGAAGCGTTGGTGCCCCGCCACGGCCGGGTAGGGGACGAAGATCGCCGGCAGGCCGACCGCCGCGAGCTCGGTCACGGAACTGGCACCCGCACGTGCGATCGCCAGGTCCGCCGCCGCGTACGCCAGGTCCATGCGGTCGATGTACGGCACCGCGACGTACGGCGGTGCACCGGCGGGGCGGTCCGGCACGGTCACGGTGTTGCGTGGCCCGGTCGCGTGCAGCACCTGGATGCCCGCCTCGGCCAGCTCGGCCGCGGCGCCCGACACCGCTTCGTTGATGCGCACGGCGCCCTGCGAGCCGCCGGTGACGAGCAGGGTCGGCCGTTCGGGGTCGAGGCCGAAGGCCGCCCTCGCCTCGAGTCGAAGCGCGGCGCGGTCGAGGGTGGTGATCTCCCGCCGGAGCGGTAGTCCGACGAACGTCGCGTGTCGCAGCGGCGTGCCGGGGAAGCTCACCGCCACGTGCTCGGTGACGAACCGGGCCGCGAACCGGTTCGCGATGCCGGGGCGCGCGTTCTGCTCGTGCACGACCGCGGGCACCCTGAGCCGTCGGGCCGCCAGGTAGGCCGGCATCGCGACGTAGCCGCCGAAACCCACGACGACGCTCGCCCGGGTGCGCTGGATCACCGCCGCGGCGGCGCGCACCGCGCCCGCGAGACGGCCCGGCACGGTGAGCAGGCGAGGGGTGAGCTCGCGTGGCAACGGCACGCGCGGGATCGTGACGAGCTCGTAGCCCGCCGCGGGAACAACCCGGGCCTCCAGGCCTTCCTCGGTGCCGAGAAAGGTCAGACCCACGTCCGGGTCGGCCCGGCGGAGCGCGGCGGCGAGTGCCAGCGCGGGGCTCACATGTCCGGTGCTGCCTCCACCGGCGAGGACCACGTGCACCGACTCTCAACCCTCCTTCGAACGTGCCGAGCGACGCTTCCTGGCCGCACGGGCTGCCGCTCGGTCGGCGAGCGCGGCGCGCGCCGCCGGCTCGCTTCGAGCGAACGACACGAGCAGACCGATGGCGAACAACGTCGGAAGCATCGCGGACCCACCGTATGACACCAGAGGCAGCGGAATCCCGGCGATGGGAAGGAGACCCAAGACTGCGCCCATGTTGATCACGGCCTGTGAGGTGAGCCAGCCCGTGATCCCCGCGGCGGCCAATCGGACGAAGGTGTCCTCCACACGCAAGGCGATCCGCACCCCGGCGTAGGCGAGGGTGAGGAACAGGGCGAGGACGATCGTCGTCCCGGCTAGTCCGAGTTCCTCACCGATGACGGCGTAGATGAAGTCTGTATGGGCTTCGGGGAGAGAGCCCCACTTTTCCCGGCTGTTGCCGATGCCAACACCCCACCATCCGCCCGTCCCCAGAGCGAACAGCGAGTGGGCGGCCTGCCAGCCGGTGTCGTGGTAGTCGGCGAAGGGGTCGAGGAAGGAGGTCAGCCGCCTGATCCGGTGGGGAGCAGTGACCGCGAGGTAGGTCACCAAGGCGGCGACGCACACCACGAGCGCTGCGAAGAAGCGCATCGGGATGCCCACGACGAACAGCAGGACCAGCACCAGGGAGAAGAGCACCAGGGACGTCCCGAGGTCGCCTTGGCCGAGCACCATGGCCAGGACGACACCGCTGACCGGAACGAACGGGATGAACAGGTGCTTCCAGTCGTGCAGCAGGCGCGACTTGCGCGCGAGCAGGTCGGCGCCCCACAGCGCGAGCGCGAGCTTGGCGGCCTCACTCGGCTGGAGCAGGAACGGGCCACCGAACGACAGCCAGTTCCGGTTGCCGTTGATCTCCACCCCGAGAGGAGTGAAGGTCAGCGCCAGCAGCACGATCGCCGCCAACAGCCCCGGGAGGACCAACGCGCGCACCAGACGCAGCGGTAGGCGCGAGGCCACGAACGCCAGCGGTAACCCCGCCGCCACCCACATCAGCTGCCGGCTCGCCACCGCGTACGGGTTGCCGTAGCGCTGGAGCGAGTAGACGCTCGACGCCGAGAGCACCATGACCACGCCGAGCGCGAGCAGCAGGCCGCTGACTCCGAGTACGAGGTGGTACGAGGTCAGCGGCCGGTCGAGAGATCGCCTCGCGTCAGCCAGCCATCCCGTACGCTCCCGCGTCGCCGTCGTCACGCCGCTCCCACTCCGGTGACCAAGGGCCTTCGGTGACCAAGGGTCTTCCTCCACGGGTCGTGTCGTCAGCGACCTCCGAGCCGGCGTACCGACGCCGCGAAGGCGTCGCCACGAGCGGCGTAGCTGTCGAACAGGTCGAAGGAGGCACAGCCGGGGGCGAGGAGCACCGTGTCGCCCGGCTGGGCGAGCTGTGCGGCACTCGCCACGACACGATCCATCACCTCAGTGTCTCCGCCCGCCACCTCGACGACGGGGACGTCAGGGGCGTGTCGCGCGAGTGCGTCGGCGAGCAGGTGGCGGTCCTGCCCCAAGAGCACTACCCCACGCAACCGACCCTTGACAGTCTGCACCAGATCGTCGAACTCCTGTCCCTTGGCCAAGCCGCCCGCGATCCAGACCACCGGCTCGTAGGAGAGCAGGGACGCCAAGGCGGCGTGCGCGTTGGTCGCCTTGGAGTCGTCGACGTAGGTCACCCCGTTGTGCTCGGCGACGTACTGGATGCGGTGTGGCTCGAGGTGGAAGCCCGACAGGCCGGCCCGAACAGCCGCCGGTGGCACTCCGAAGGCGCGGGCGAGAGCGGCGGCCGCGAGCGCGTTGGCGATGTTGTGGGGCGCCTGGGAGGGCAGGTCATCCAGCTTGCACAGCTCCGCAGCGGAGGTCTGGCGCTGGGCGACAAAGGCACGGTCGGCGATGACCCCGTCGACGATCCCGATCATCCCGACAGCCGGGATTCCGGCGGTGAACCCGATCGCCCGACACCCTTCGACCACGTCGGCGGCCCGAACGAGGTCCTCCGTGGTGGGGTCGGCCACGTTGTAGACGCAGGCGACCTCACAGCCTTCGTAGATCTTGCCCTTGTCGCGGGCGTAGGCGTCCATCGACCCGTGCCAGTCGAGGTGGTCCGGTGCGACGTTGAGCACAGCGGCCGCCCGCGCGCCCAACGGCCGCGCCCAGTGCAGCTGAAAGCTGGAGAGCTCGACCGCGAGGACGTCGTAGGGCGTGGGATCGAGGACCGCGTCGACGACGGGAGACCCGATGTTGCCCACCGCGGCCGTGCGGAGCCCGGCAGCCCGCAAGATCGCCGCGACCATGCCCACCGTGGTGGTCTTGCCGTTCGTGCCGGTGACCGCGAGCCAGGGCGCGGGGCGTTCCGGGTCGCGGAGCCGCAACGCGAGGTCGACCTCGCCGAGAATCGGGAGGTCGCGCTTGGCCGCCTCCACCAGGAGCGGGGCGTCCGGCCGCCAGCCCGGAGAGGTGACCACCACGTCGACGCCGTCCGGGAGCGACTGGGTGGTGCCGGCGCCGAGCCGCACGTCGGCCCCCAGTGTCTCCAGGATCGTCGCCTTCTCCCGCTCGGCGTCGCCGTCCCGCTCGTCGACCACGATCACCCTCGCCCCGACCTGGAGCAGGCCGGCGGCGGCGGAGTACCCGGAGACCCCGATACCGGCGACCAGGACGGTCACCGTCGGCCACGGAGAGGTCCGATTGGCCTCGTCGAGCCAGCTCCGCACGTTCACGTCGGTCGTCATGTGCCAGTCACCCACTCGGTGTAGAAGATGCCCACCGCGCCAGCCACGCAGATCCCACAGATGATCCAGAACCGGATCACGATCGTGACCTCGTTCCAGCCCTTGAGCTCGAAGTGGTGGTGGATCGGCGCCATGCGGAAGATCCGACGTGGCGTCCCAGTCCGCCAGCGGGTGAACTTGAAGTACCCGGTCTGGATCATCACCGAGGCGGCCTCGATGACGAAGAGCCCGCCGATGAGGAGCAGCAGCAGCTCGGTGCGGGTCATGATGGCCATGCCGGCCACTCCGCCGCCCAACGCGAGCGCCCCCGTGTCACCCATGATGATCTTGGCCGGCGAGGCGTTCCACCACAGGAAGCCGAAGCACGCCGCGGCCACCGCGAACGCCACGACGGCCAGGTCGTAGGGGTCACGGACCTCGTAGCACTTCGGGCCCGGTTGATTGGCGCAGGACTGGTTGAACTGCCAGACGCAGATCAAGGTGTAGGCCGCGAAGACCATGACCGAGGCCCCCGTGGCGAGACCGTCCAGGCCGTCGGTGAGGTTCACGCCATTGGACGTGGCCGCGATCATGAGCAGGACCCACAGGACGAAAGCGACCGAGCCCAGGCGGAGCCATGGCACCTCGATGTCGCGGATGAACGAGACGAACGGCGAGCCAGGTGTGACGCCTCGCTCGTCGGGGAACTGCAAGGCCAGGATGCCGAAGATGATCGCCACCGAGATCTGGCCGGCGAGCTTTGCCTTGGCGCGCAAGCCAAGGCTGCGTTGGCGAGAGACCTTGAGGTAGTCGTCGAGGAAGCCGACGACCCCGAGCCCCACCATGAGCAGCAGGACGAGCACCGCCGAGGCCGACGGTAGGCGGCCGGCGTAGATGTGCGCGGCCGTGTACCCCATGACCGCGGCGATGATGATGACGACGCCGCCCATCGTCGGGGTGCCTCGCTTGGTGTGGTGCGAGGTGGGCCCGTCGTCTCGGATGATCTGGCCGTAACCCCGCGCGGCGAGAATCCGGATGGCGACCGGAGTGCCGAGCAGGGCGATCAGGAGGGAGACGCCGCCGGCAAGGAGGATCGCCTTCACGCCTCGCCCTCCGAGGCAGCCGTCTGCGCGCACAGCGCGTCGCCGAGGTAACGCAAGCCCGCGTCACGCGACGACTTCACAAGCACGACGTCACCCGGTCTGACCTCGCGACGCAGCAACCTCAAGGCATGATCGGCGTCCGGCACGACGACTGGCTCCTCTCCCATCTGTCCCCCGGACCTCGCCCCGCGCTCGATCGCGCGGGCTCCTTCTCCGACGACAACCAGCCGGGACACACCCAGCTCGGCGACGAGCCGACCGATGGCCTCGTGCTCTCTCGCGGAGGCCGGGCCGAGCTCGAGCATCTCCCCCAGCACCGCCCACGTCCGCCTGCCCTTGGCGATGGTCGGCAACGCCTGGAGCGCCGCTCGCATCGAGTCCGGGTTGGCGTTGTAGGCGTCGTTAATGATCGTCACCCCGTCTGGACGCTCCGTGACCGCCATCCGCCACGGAGACAACGGCACCGCCGCCGACAGCCGCTCGGCCACCTCGCCGAGCTCCATGCCGACAGCGAGCCCCACCGCCGCGGCGGCGAGGGCGTTGGACACATGGTGACGCCCCACGAAGCGCAGTCGCACCTCGGCCTGACCCTGTGGTGTCGCGAGAGCGAACGACGGCCGTCCCCCCTCGTCGAGCCACACCTTCTCCGCCCGCACCGCGGCATCCTCGGCCTCACCGACGAGCACCGTGGGCGCCGAGGAGCGGTCGGACATCCCCCGCACGAGCGGGTCGTCGGCATTGAGAACCGCCAGGCCGTCGTCGAGCAGCGCCTCGACAAGCTCCCCCTTCGCCCGGGCCGTCGCCTCTCGGCTGCCGAACTCCCCCACGTGCGCGAGACCGACGTTGAGCACCACGGCGATGTCGGGCGGCACCAGGTCACAGAGGTAGCGAATGTGTCCCACGCCACGGGCGCCCATCTCCAACACGAGGAAGCGCGTCTCCTCGTCGGCTCGGACCACGGTGAGAGGGACACCGAGCTCGTCGTTGAGGGACGCCTGCGGAGCCACCGTGGGACCGGCACCGGCGAGCACCTGGGCGAGCATGTCCTTGGTGCTGGTCTTGCCGCTGGAGCCGGTGATGGCGATCACCGAGGCGTCGACCAGCCGGCTGGCGACCACGTGCGCGAGCCGACCGAACGCGACGACGGAGGCGTCGATGTCGCGGTCGGGCGCGGGTGGCGCGACGATCGTCGGCAGATCGGGCAACGGTCGGCTGGCGAGGACAGCGACCGCACCCCGACGGACCGCATCCTCGGCGAAGTTGTGGCCTGGGCCGTCAGCGACGAACAGGCTGCCCGGCTCCGCCAGCCGAGAGTCCGCGACCGGTGGTGCCACGACCACGTCGTCCGGATTCGCGCCACGAAGCTCCCCGCCAACCACCGCCGCGATCTCGGCAAGCGTCATCGTGATCATGGGCCGGCGACCCTCCGCTCCGCGGCCTGCGTCGTCTCGGACATCTCGTGGAGAACCTCCTGGGCGACCACTCGGTCGTCGAAGGGATAGACCACTCCAGCGACTTCCTGCCCCTGTTCATGCCCCTTGCCGAGGATGAGCACGGTATCGCCGGGGCGGGCGGCACCGATCGCCCACCTGATCGCCTCCCGTCGATCGGGAACGTCCACGACGTCGCCACGCTCCGTGGCCGGCACGGCACAGGCGCCGTCGAGAATGGCTCGCCGCACCCGCGCGGGATCCTCCGAGCGCGGGTTGTCGTCAGTGATCACTACCATGTCGGCTTCCCGCGCCGCGACCTGGCCCATGAGTGGACGCTTGCCCTGGTCGCGGTCTCCGCCGCAGCCGAGAACGGCGATCACTCGCCCCTTGGTCCACTGACGAGCCGACCTCAGGACGACCCCGACCGCGTCCGGGGTGTGGGCGTAGTCGACGATCACGCTGAAGTCTTGCGGACCCGGCACTCGCTCCATCCGTCCCGGCAAGCCGGTGAACTCGGCGAACGCGGACACGAAGGCCGCGGGTTCGACACCGGCGGTCACCAGCATGGTCGCGGCGAGGAGGGCGTTGGCGACGTTGAAGTCACCGGGCAGGTTCAGGTTCAGCGCGTACCTGGCGCCCTCAGGCCCGACGATGCGGAAGCGGCTCGTCCCGTCGGACGTCAGATGGACCGCCTCGGCCCTCCAGTCCGCCCCGGGCGCACCGGCCGCGGAGCAGGTCACCACCTCGATGGGGGCGTGGCGGGCCAGGCGCCGGCCATAGTGGTCGTCCAGGTTGACCACGCCCCGCCGAGCACGGTCGGGATGGAAGAGCGCCGCCTTGGCGGCGAAGTACGACTCCAAGTCGCCGTGCAACTCCAGGTGGTCCTGCGTGAGATTGCTGAAGCCGGCGACATCGAACACGACTCCCGCCACCCGACCGTAGGTCAGGGCGTGGCTGGAGACCTCCATCGCCACGGCGGTCACGCCTCGCTCCCGCATCAACGCCAACAACGCCTGGAGCTCCGGCGCCTCCGGCGTCGTTCGCGCGCTCGGCAAGACCTCCTCGCCTACGCGAGTCTCGACGGTGCCGAGCAGGCCGGTCCGGTGACCGGCCTGGCGAAGGGCGACGTCGAGCAGGAAGGTCGTCGTCGTCTTGCCGTTGGTGCCGGTCACGCCGAGCATGAGGAGGTCCCGCGACGGGTGGCCGTAGATCCACGCCGCGAGCGGCCCGAGCACCGACTGCGGGTCAGGCACGACGATCGTCGGCAGGTCGGCCTCGCGGCAGGCGGCCGCCCCCGAGGGGTCGGTCAACGCGGCGACGGCCCCGGCGTGGGCCGCCTGCGCCGCGTAGTCTGCGCCGTGAGCGACCGTGCCCGGTCGGGCGATGTAGAGGTCGCCCGGCACCACAAGGCGGGAGTCCTGCGCCACACCGGTGACGGTGACTTCAGCGAACCCAGGGGCGGGGTCGGCACCCGCGACGCGTGCGATCTCGGCCAGGGTGTGACGAGGTGGGTTGGCAGGCCGCCGGCTCATCGGCTGGGCGGCGGGGACGGCCACGGCGTCTCCTCCCTCGGTCGTACTCGTGTGGCGTGTCTGGACTCACCTGGACTGTCGTCCGTGCGCACCCCGCAGCGTCGCCAGGACGGGACAGTGCGTTCCCTGGCCATCTGGGGCGTGAGAGTACCGCGCACACCACGCGGGCCGAACCGGCGCCCGCGCTACCACGTGAGCGGCATCGAGGGCGAAGTGCTACCCGTGGGCGGAACGCCGTACTTCTGCAGGGTGAAGGCCATGATGTCGCGGAAGACCGGGGCGGCGAGGCCACTTCCGCTGTTGTCGCCACCTTTGGGATCGTGGATGGCGACATAGACGACGAATCTCGGCTTGTCGGCCGGGGCGAAGCCGCCGAACGACGCCGTGTAGCCGCGGTAGCAGCCGCACGCGGGGTCGACTCGCTGCGCGGTTCCCGTCTTGCCAGCGACGCGGTAGCCCGGGATGGCGGCCTTCGGAGCCAACGGGTCCTCGCCCGTCACGACCTGCTCCATCATGCGCGCCACCGTCGAGGCGGCCTCGCGGCTGATGACCCGGGTGCGCTTCGGGGTGGACGCCCGCTCGACGCTGCCATCCTCCCGCACGAAACCTTTGATGAGCGTCGGCTGGACGCGGACGCCCGCGTTGGCCACCGCGCCGAGCGCCGATGCCATCTGTACGGCGTTGACGGACAGGCCCTGCCCGAAGGAGATCGTGGCTCGCCGGAGGTCCGACCAGTCCTCCGGGTCACCGAGGGAGCCCTTGCTCTCTCCCGGCAAGCCGACGCCGGTCGGCTGGCCCAAGCCGAACTTGCGCAGGTACTCGGCCTGCTCCCGCTTCGGCATCCGTTCCGCGGCAAGGATCGTCCCCACGTTGCTGGACTTGGCCAACGCGCCGGTGAAGGTCAGGTTGATGGTGCCGTGGTCCCAGTAGTCGCCGATCCGGTGACCGCCTCGCACCAGCGTTCCAGGCACGCGGATCTTGGTGTCAGGCGCGACGTAGCCGGCGTCGATCAACGCCGCGGCGGTGAGCACCTTCGCTACGCTCCCCGGCTCATACACCTCTTGCAAGGGGCGGTTGACGCGCTGCTCGGCTGGGGTGGCGGTCGGCTTGTTCGGGTCGTACGTGGGAACCGTCGCCACCGCGATCAGCTCACCCGTCGTGGCGTCGAGCACGATGGCGTCACCACTGCGGGCCTTGTGACGCCGGACCTGCTCGGCGAGCGCGCGTTGTGCCACCCACTGGACGTCACGGTCGATCGTCAACGCCACGTTCGCCCCAGGCACGGGGTCTCGCTCGGCGCTCTGCGCGAGCGGGATCTGCTGCCCGTTGGCGCCACGCTCGTAGACCCGATGTCCTTCCTTACCGCGGAGCTTGGCGTCGAGGGCGTACTCGATGCCCGCCAGGCCCTGACCGTCACCGCCGACGAAGCCGACGATGTTGGCCGCGACCTGGCCAGCGGGGTAGCTGCGCAGCGGGTCAGGCTCATGGAAGACGCCGCTGAGGCCTTCCGCCGCCAACGCCTCCTTGACTTTCGTCCAGGTGTCCGCGGGAACCTTCCGCGCTAGGTAGACGAACCGGCTGTTGGGTTTACGCAGCTTGGGGACGAGCTCGTTCGCCGGGACGTCCAGCAGCGGTTCCAGTACCTCGGCGATCTGCCTCGCGTTGGACCGCGTCATCGTCGGGTCCGCGGTCACGGCAACCGTGTCGACGGTGGTCGCCAGCGGGACACCACTGCGGTCGGTGATCTCGCCACGCTTCGGTCTGATGGTGACCTCGCGCAGTCGCTCCCGTGCCGCGGCGTGGGCGTAGCCCGCGGCGTCCACGGCCTGCAGCTCGAGGAGACGGCCAGCGAAGATGGACATGACGAAGGCCACCAGAACGAAGCCGACCTGCAAGCGCCGCTTCGTCTGACCCAGCACGAGCCTGCGACGGCGACGACGAGGGGGACGCGCCGGAGGGCGCGAGGGCCGGCGACGCGGCTCGGCTCGGAGGCCTTCGGCCCCCGTCGAACGAGCTCGTCTCGGCACACCCGTCGACGCCCTGGACGAGTTCGCCTTCGTGGTTGGCGTCGCCTTCTGGGTCGCCTTCCTTGTCGTACCGGCGGATTCCCGTCGGGTCGAGGCCGCCTCTGCGACACGCCCGCTGGTGGTGCCGGAAAGTGTTCGCCGAGCCGCCCTGCCCGTCGACGTCACCCGAGCGGCCGCGACTCGCCCCGTCGCCGCTCGGGTGGCGCCGACGCGGCGACCCACCCCCTGACCGGATCTCTGTCGCACGTTCGTCGCCGCGCCGCCTGTCCGCCGGCGTTCCTGCGGGATGACCGCCGGCTCGGGACGGCCACGGCGGGGTGGCCGGACACCGGTCATTGGTCTCCTCTCTGTTCGGGCAGCGCCGGCGCGGGGTTCACCTGGTCGTGCTGCGGTGCGGGGCTCGCCTGCGGACTCGCCGTACCGCGAGGCTGGGTCGGGGCACCTGGTGTCGGCGTGCCGTTCGGCTGCCCAGTCGGCCCGCCGCTGGGCGCCGGTGTCGGCCCGCCGGTCGGCCCTGACGTCGGCCGCGGCTGTGGCGTGGGCGGCGGGCTCGCGGGTACGGCGTCGCCCAGCACGGCTCCGTCGGAAAGGCGCAGGAAGACGGGGTTGGTATTGGGCACCATGCCGAGCGACCGCGCGCGTCGGGCGAGGACCTCCGGCGACTTGGCCTGAGCGACTCGCTGCTCGAGCTGGCCCTGCCGCTTCTCCAGCTCGGCCGTCGTCCGGCGCAGCTCGTGGATCGCGAACGATCCGCGCTGCAGCGACGTGTTCAACAGAAGCAAGCCGACGAGCCCAACCCCGAGGATGAGCACCACGAGCACGACGAACGCGGCTCGCGAGGGAGCCGGCGGCGGCGTGGGCACGACGCGCAGCCTCGTGCGCGGCGTGGGCGTCGACGACGGCGCGGGTTTGGCGTGCAACAGACTCATCCGGCTCCCCCTTGACGGACCGTCCGACGGCCCTCTCGAATCCGTTCGGCAGCCCGGAGCCGAGCCGACGCCGCGCGGGGGTTCCGCTGCACCTCCGCGGGCGTGGGCTTCTCCGCTCCACGAGTGAGGAGCCGGAGCACCGGCTCGTGTTCCGGCGGCACGACCGGCAGTCCTGGCGGCACGTCGGGCTGGGCTAGGGCCCCGAGCGTGCGCTTGACCAGCCGATCCTCGAGCGAGTGGTACGACAGCACGACGATCCGCCCACCGACCGCGAGCGCGTCGAGGGCGGCAGGTAACGCCCGCTCCAGAGTGGTCAGCTCGGCGTTGACCTCGATACGCAGCGCTTGGAAGGTCCGCTTGGCGGGGTGGCCGCCGGAGTGTCGACCACGGACGACGCCGCGGATCAGCTCGACCAGCTGCCCACTCGTCCGTAACGGCTCCGCACGACGCGCTCGGACGACCGCGTCGGCGATCCGCCGCGCATGGGGTTCCTCGCCGTAGACGCGGAAGATCCGGGTGAGCTCCGACGCCGAGTAGGTGTTGAGGACGTCCGCGGCAGTGCGTCCGGTCGTCGGGTCCATCCGCAT contains the following coding sequences:
- the murC gene encoding UDP-N-acetylmuramate--L-alanine ligase yields the protein MIIPPPPEIIPAEKLGHVHFVGIGGAGLSGIARIMLARGMTVSGSDVKDSPTLTALRALGATVYVGHDPSHLDGVDTVVVSTAIKENNPEVVEARRRGLLLYSRASALSAVMDGRRVAAVSGAHGKTTTSSMLAVALQHCGADPSFAIGGNFNDTGTNAHDGTGDIFVVEADESDRAFLQYSPEVAVITNVDPDHLDMYESREDYHRAFDAFADRIVPGGVLVACIDDPGARRVAEAARARGIDVRTYGESPEADVRVDNVQLHPLSSTFDLVVDGRRVGSVDVHVAGRHYTLNAAAAFTAGLGLGFPSAQLREGLSSYTGTRRRFEYKGSAGDIRVYDDYGHHPTEMVATLRAARSAAGDGRVVVCFRPLRHTRTKFFHKELGEALGLADEVVVMDPTGDDPIPGVTGALIVPHIPLPAERIVYERSWSAAPVRVAERVRPGDLVLTLGAPDVALIGPEVLELVGGRDDADAGAGDNDQDIRG
- the murG gene encoding undecaprenyldiphospho-muramoylpentapeptide beta-N-acetylglucosaminyltransferase, whose protein sequence is MHVVLAGGGSTGHVSPALALAAALRRADPDVGLTFLGTEEGLEARVVPAAGYELVTIPRVPLPRELTPRLLTVPGRLAGAVRAAAAVIQRTRASVVVGFGGYVAMPAYLAARRLRVPAVVHEQNARPGIANRFAARFVTEHVAVSFPGTPLRHATFVGLPLRREITTLDRAALRLEARAAFGLDPERPTLLVTGGSQGAVRINEAVSGAAAELAEAGIQVLHATGPRNTVTVPDRPAGAPPYVAVPYIDRMDLAYAAADLAIARAGASSVTELAAVGLPAIFVPYPAVAGHQRFNAQPVVDAGGGLLVDDADFTPAWVREHVVALLTDADRLTAMSKVARDLVPADADDRLAELVRSVASAGNAGKGGR
- the ftsW gene encoding putative lipid II flippase FtsW translates to MTTATRERTGWLADARRSLDRPLTSYHLVLGVSGLLLALGVVMVLSASSVYSLQRYGNPYAVASRQLMWVAAGLPLAFVASRLPLRLVRALVLPGLLAAIVLLALTFTPLGVEINGNRNWLSFGGPFLLQPSEAAKLALALWGADLLARKSRLLHDWKHLFIPFVPVSGVVLAMVLGQGDLGTSLVLFSLVLVLLFVVGIPMRFFAALVVCVAALVTYLAVTAPHRIRRLTSFLDPFADYHDTGWQAAHSLFALGTGGWWGVGIGNSREKWGSLPEAHTDFIYAVIGEELGLAGTTIVLALFLTLAYAGVRIALRVEDTFVRLAAAGITGWLTSQAVINMGAVLGLLPIAGIPLPLVSYGGSAMLPTLFAIGLLVSFARSEPAARAALADRAAARAARKRRSARSKEG
- the murD gene encoding UDP-N-acetylmuramoyl-L-alanine--D-glutamate ligase; this encodes MTTDVNVRSWLDEANRTSPWPTVTVLVAGIGVSGYSAAAGLLQVGARVIVVDERDGDAEREKATILETLGADVRLGAGTTQSLPDGVDVVVTSPGWRPDAPLLVEAAKRDLPILGEVDLALRLRDPERPAPWLAVTGTNGKTTTVGMVAAILRAAGLRTAAVGNIGSPVVDAVLDPTPYDVLAVELSSFQLHWARPLGARAAAVLNVAPDHLDWHGSMDAYARDKGKIYEGCEVACVYNVADPTTEDLVRAADVVEGCRAIGFTAGIPAVGMIGIVDGVIADRAFVAQRQTSAAELCKLDDLPSQAPHNIANALAAAALARAFGVPPAAVRAGLSGFHLEPHRIQYVAEHNGVTYVDDSKATNAHAALASLLSYEPVVWIAGGLAKGQEFDDLVQTVKGRLRGVVLLGQDRHLLADALARHAPDVPVVEVAGGDTEVMDRVVASAAQLAQPGDTVLLAPGCASFDLFDSYAARGDAFAASVRRLGGR
- the mraY gene encoding phospho-N-acetylmuramoyl-pentapeptide-transferase, which gives rise to MKAILLAGGVSLLIALLGTPVAIRILAARGYGQIIRDDGPTSHHTKRGTPTMGGVVIIIAAVMGYTAAHIYAGRLPSASAVLVLLLMVGLGVVGFLDDYLKVSRQRSLGLRAKAKLAGQISVAIIFGILALQFPDERGVTPGSPFVSFIRDIEVPWLRLGSVAFVLWVLLMIAATSNGVNLTDGLDGLATGASVMVFAAYTLICVWQFNQSCANQPGPKCYEVRDPYDLAVVAFAVAAACFGFLWWNASPAKIIMGDTGALALGGGVAGMAIMTRTELLLLLIGGLFVIEAASVMIQTGYFKFTRWRTGTPRRIFRMAPIHHHFELKGWNEVTIVIRFWIICGICVAGAVGIFYTEWVTGT
- a CDS encoding UDP-N-acetylmuramoyl-tripeptide--D-alanyl-D-alanine ligase — protein: MITMTLAEIAAVVGGELRGANPDDVVVAPPVADSRLAEPGSLFVADGPGHNFAEDAVRRGAVAVLASRPLPDLPTIVAPPAPDRDIDASVVAFGRLAHVVASRLVDASVIAITGSSGKTSTKDMLAQVLAGAGPTVAPQASLNDELGVPLTVVRADEETRFLVLEMGARGVGHIRYLCDLVPPDIAVVLNVGLAHVGEFGSREATARAKGELVEALLDDGLAVLNADDPLVRGMSDRSSAPTVLVGEAEDAAVRAEKVWLDEGGRPSFALATPQGQAEVRLRFVGRHHVSNALAAAAVGLAVGMELGEVAERLSAAVPLSPWRMAVTERPDGVTIINDAYNANPDSMRAALQALPTIAKGRRTWAVLGEMLELGPASAREHEAIGRLVAELGVSRLVVVGEGARAIERGARSGGQMGEEPVVVPDADHALRLLRREVRPGDVVLVKSSRDAGLRYLGDALCAQTAASEGEA